A section of the Acomys russatus chromosome 10, mAcoRus1.1, whole genome shotgun sequence genome encodes:
- the Tfec gene encoding transcription factor EC isoform X2, producing MTLDHQVFNQTLKKAQPPVPSCMPLAEHGPMSPDSDAGCTGNPLTTLLALGKEDGGAEWHLSGSILDVYSGEQDISPVNAGLTSASCPNILPMKKEIAETDSRALAKERQKKDNHNLIERRRRYNINYRIKELGTLIPKSNDPDMRWNKGTILKASVEYIKWLQKEQQRARELEHRQKKLEHANRQLMLRIQELEIQARAHGLPMLASLGTADFDTHISRQQTHPEKNPGGYCQQLTPSQGTSPEFCEQAVAFSDPLSHFTDLSFSAALKEEQRLDSMLLSDTICPFGRDPLLSATSPAISKESSRSSLSSEDGEEL from the exons ATGACCCTTGACCATCAGGTATTCAACCAGACTCTCAAGAAAGCACAACCTCCAGTGCCAAGCTGTATGCCTCTGGCAGAGCATGGACCTATGAGCCCAGACAGTGATGCTGGCTGTACAGGGAATCCACTCACAACTCTGCTGGCTCTTGGGAAAGAAGATGGCGGTGCAGAATGGCAT ttatctgGTAGCATTTTGGATGTGTACAGTGGTGAGCAAGACATTTCTCCAGTTAATGCTGGCCTTACGAGTGCTTCTTGCCCAAATATTCTACCCATGAAAAAGGAAATTGCAg AAACTGACAGTAGAGCTTTGgcgaaagagagacagaaaaaggacaATCACAACCTCA ttgaaagaagaagaaggtataatATTAATTACCGAATCAAGGAGCTTGGCACTCTTATTCCAAAGTCTAATGATCC TGATATGCGCTGGAACAAAGGGACCATTCTAAAAGCATCCGTGGAGTACATCAAGTGGCTacaaaaagaacaacagagaGCTCGGGAGCTAGAACACAGGCAGAAGAAATTAGAGCACGCTAACCGGCAGCTTATGCTTCGCATTCAG GAACTGGAAATACAAGCGCGTGCTCATGGCCTGCCCATGCTGGCTTCACTTGGCACGGCTGACTTCGATACCCACATCTCCAGACAGCAGACCCATCCTGAGAAGAACCCAGGGGGCTATTGCCAACAACTGACTCCATCGCAAGGGACAAGCCCGGAGTTCTGTGAACAAGCTGTGGCCTTCTCTGACCCTTTGTCTCACTTCACAGATTTATCATTTAGTGCCGCTTTGAAAGAGGAGCAGCGATTGGACAGCATGCTGCTGAGCGATACAATATGCCCCTTTGGAAGAGACCCACTACTCTCTGCCACATCCCCTGCTATTTCCAAAGAGAGCAGTAGGAGCAGCCTTAGCTCAGAGGATGGCGAAGAATTATAA
- the Tfec gene encoding transcription factor EC isoform X1, whose protein sequence is MPLLAIVCKLKKKKMMKEKEKTIAIVKVLDPSKLKLLSGSILDVYSGEQDISPVNAGLTSASCPNILPMKKEIAETDSRALAKERQKKDNHNLIERRRRYNINYRIKELGTLIPKSNDPDMRWNKGTILKASVEYIKWLQKEQQRARELEHRQKKLEHANRQLMLRIQELEIQARAHGLPMLASLGTADFDTHISRQQTHPEKNPGGYCQQLTPSQGTSPEFCEQAVAFSDPLSHFTDLSFSAALKEEQRLDSMLLSDTICPFGRDPLLSATSPAISKESSRSSLSSEDGEEL, encoded by the exons ATGCCTCTCCTGGCAATTGTTTGCaagcttaagaaaaagaaaatgatgaaggagaaagagaaaaccattGCTATTGTGAAGGTTTTAGACCCATCCAAGTTGAAACTG ttatctgGTAGCATTTTGGATGTGTACAGTGGTGAGCAAGACATTTCTCCAGTTAATGCTGGCCTTACGAGTGCTTCTTGCCCAAATATTCTACCCATGAAAAAGGAAATTGCAg AAACTGACAGTAGAGCTTTGgcgaaagagagacagaaaaaggacaATCACAACCTCA ttgaaagaagaagaaggtataatATTAATTACCGAATCAAGGAGCTTGGCACTCTTATTCCAAAGTCTAATGATCC TGATATGCGCTGGAACAAAGGGACCATTCTAAAAGCATCCGTGGAGTACATCAAGTGGCTacaaaaagaacaacagagaGCTCGGGAGCTAGAACACAGGCAGAAGAAATTAGAGCACGCTAACCGGCAGCTTATGCTTCGCATTCAG GAACTGGAAATACAAGCGCGTGCTCATGGCCTGCCCATGCTGGCTTCACTTGGCACGGCTGACTTCGATACCCACATCTCCAGACAGCAGACCCATCCTGAGAAGAACCCAGGGGGCTATTGCCAACAACTGACTCCATCGCAAGGGACAAGCCCGGAGTTCTGTGAACAAGCTGTGGCCTTCTCTGACCCTTTGTCTCACTTCACAGATTTATCATTTAGTGCCGCTTTGAAAGAGGAGCAGCGATTGGACAGCATGCTGCTGAGCGATACAATATGCCCCTTTGGAAGAGACCCACTACTCTCTGCCACATCCCCTGCTATTTCCAAAGAGAGCAGTAGGAGCAGCCTTAGCTCAGAGGATGGCGAAGAATTATAA